From Weissella diestrammenae, a single genomic window includes:
- the dnaN gene encoding DNA polymerase III subunit beta, producing MQFTINRQAFIKALNNVNRAISSRTAMPILTNIKMILTDTGLTLTGSDTDISIETTIPVSDDIAKLVVTEVGGITLPATFFSNIVKRLPGEEVTLANTSGLEAKITSGSAEFDIHGQDVNNYPHLPEVDIQNNLILPASTLIEVIGQTVIAVSKQLSQPILTGVHFILASGNLTAVATDRHRLAQRTLAFGTSDVNADIIIPGASLLQLQGMLEEVETVEIRVASNQVIFQLGPNTIFYSRLLEGNYPDASRLIPTEKRTTITINARELLQTIDRAALLSHEGRSNVIQFMVSDAKSMISSNSPEVGKIEEEIFAAETAGDELTISFNPDYMRDALKSFGDEQIQIGFKTALDPFTLVPTNNETNFIQLITPVRTY from the coding sequence ATGCAATTTACAATTAATCGTCAAGCGTTTATAAAAGCATTAAATAATGTTAATCGTGCCATTTCATCTCGAACAGCAATGCCAATTTTAACAAATATTAAAATGATCCTAACAGACACGGGGTTAACACTAACTGGATCAGATACTGATATCTCAATTGAAACAACGATTCCCGTGTCTGATGATATTGCAAAATTAGTTGTCACTGAAGTTGGCGGAATTACATTACCCGCAACTTTCTTCTCAAATATCGTTAAGCGGTTACCAGGTGAAGAAGTAACATTAGCAAATACATCTGGGCTTGAAGCAAAAATTACATCTGGTTCTGCCGAATTCGACATTCATGGACAAGATGTCAATAATTATCCACATTTACCTGAGGTTGATATTCAAAATAATTTAATTTTGCCAGCTTCAACTTTAATTGAAGTCATTGGTCAAACGGTTATTGCTGTTTCAAAGCAACTTAGTCAACCAATTTTAACAGGGGTACACTTTATTTTAGCTAGTGGTAATTTAACAGCCGTTGCAACTGATCGTCACCGATTAGCACAACGAACGCTAGCTTTTGGAACGAGTGATGTTAATGCAGATATTATTATTCCAGGCGCCTCACTTTTGCAGTTACAAGGTATGTTGGAAGAAGTAGAAACAGTTGAAATTCGTGTGGCATCAAACCAAGTGATTTTCCAATTAGGACCTAATACAATTTTCTATTCACGATTGTTGGAAGGTAATTATCCAGATGCTTCACGCTTAATTCCAACAGAAAAACGGACAACAATTACAATTAATGCACGGGAATTGTTGCAAACGATTGATCGTGCGGCTCTGTTGTCTCACGAGGGTCGTTCAAATGTAATTCAATTCATGGTATCTGATGCCAAGTCGATGATTTCATCAAATTCACCAGAAGTAGGAAAGATTGAAGAAGAAATCTTTGCTGCTGAAACTGCAGGTGATGAATTGACGATTTCATTTAATCCAGATTATATGCGCGATGCGTTGAAGTCATTTGGAGATGAACAGATTCAAATTGGCTTTAAAACAGCATTAGATCCATTCACCCTTGTACCAACAAATAACGAAACAAACTTTATTCAATTAATTACGCCTGTTCGGACGTACTAA
- a CDS encoding MerR family transcriptional regulator, whose protein sequence is MKYLYRKEHLKAGFNSENYQFRIGELTSMTGVSARQLRYWESKGIIESIHRSGEQEGRVYKFKTFIKVMMIKYYLDTGYTLKSAVKNVEEKQKYLTLTRHIIFSALNGIVEVDGTVMLDLGNFDDDGQQRLLAYFDDDQQKVRYQLIDSDQMGDEDE, encoded by the coding sequence ATGAAGTATTTATATCGTAAAGAACATTTGAAGGCAGGATTTAATTCTGAAAATTATCAATTCAGGATTGGGGAATTAACCTCAATGACGGGGGTTTCAGCACGCCAACTTCGCTACTGGGAAAGTAAAGGGATTATTGAATCTATTCATCGTTCCGGAGAACAAGAAGGACGGGTGTATAAATTTAAAACGTTTATCAAAGTCATGATGATTAAATATTACCTTGATACAGGTTATACACTGAAGTCTGCAGTTAAAAATGTGGAGGAAAAACAGAAGTATCTGACATTAACTCGCCATATTATTTTTAGTGCATTAAATGGGATTGTTGAAGTAGATGGCACGGTGATGCTTGATTTAGGTAATTTTGATGATGATGGTCAGCAACGATTGTTAGCTTATTTTGATGATGATCAGCAAAAAGTGCGGTATCAATTAATTGATTCAGATCAGATGGGAGATGAAGATGAGTAA
- a CDS encoding LTA synthase family protein, producing MKSRVGFVLLLVILFWAKSMLAYALDFNLFSGSSPIQIVTTLINPLPLPLLLIGLAFYFRKARLFYPIAILLYFLNTLLLYLNVIYYCEFTDFMSVATMLGYNKVNQGLGASGLALANGHDILFWIDIVIFVILFALKKFRFDRTATPKFMSFAFTTGAIFLFMVTLALGEIDRPQLITRQFDSTYLVKYLGLDAFTGYDGLRLHGVREERKSAKKSDIDKALAYVKKHNLSNVTKYTGVAKGKNVFVIHLESFQQFSLGLKINGQEVTPFLNSLYNSDSTVSFDNFFNQVGQGKTSDAENMLETGTFGLSQGSLFASHGADQTFEAMPAILHQTAGYSSAVFHGNNASFWNRNNVYKNMGYQYFFDASYYDTSGEKAMGYGLKDKLLFYDSIPYLERLQQPFYAKYITVTNHFPYALDEQDKDANFQTVQTDSSVVNGYFETNHYLDQSIKEFYDYLDKSGLAKNSVVVLYGDHYGISNTENKSLATVLGKTADNWTNWDNQQLQRVPFMINIPGWHEGGINHTYGGEIDVMPTLLRVLGVNNPEQYVNLGQDLFNNERNQIVAFRNKDWITPNYSMVSGELYDHSGALISKPTAAEKAEVKKIQAQVNKQLAISDSINQKDLLRFYQPKGFKPIVAKKYNYSNGLAKLVRLEKTLGPSATDQFTKNNDESTQSLYSTDAPEKDQPRSDTSRMKQMNPDSGDTTDGGDDTPNP from the coding sequence ATGAAATCTAGGGTGGGCTTTGTCCTATTACTGGTGATTTTATTTTGGGCAAAAAGTATGCTGGCATACGCATTGGACTTTAATTTGTTTAGTGGATCAAGTCCAATTCAAATTGTGACCACATTAATTAACCCATTACCTTTACCATTACTACTAATCGGGTTGGCGTTTTATTTTCGTAAAGCAAGGTTGTTTTACCCAATTGCTATTCTTTTGTATTTTCTAAATACATTATTGCTATATCTTAATGTCATTTATTATTGTGAGTTTACCGACTTTATGTCGGTAGCTACAATGCTTGGTTATAACAAGGTAAATCAAGGGTTGGGTGCATCAGGACTGGCGTTAGCAAATGGTCATGATATTCTCTTTTGGATTGATATTGTCATTTTTGTGATTCTATTTGCATTAAAGAAGTTTCGTTTTGATCGGACGGCAACGCCTAAGTTCATGAGTTTTGCCTTTACAACTGGCGCCATATTCTTGTTTATGGTGACCTTAGCATTAGGCGAAATTGATCGACCACAATTGATTACGCGTCAGTTTGATTCGACCTATCTTGTAAAGTATTTGGGGCTCGATGCTTTTACGGGTTATGACGGTTTACGTTTACATGGCGTACGAGAGGAACGTAAATCGGCTAAAAAATCAGACATTGATAAAGCTTTGGCTTATGTTAAAAAACATAATTTATCAAACGTGACAAAGTATACCGGTGTTGCCAAGGGGAAGAATGTTTTTGTGATTCATTTGGAGTCTTTTCAACAGTTCAGTCTAGGCCTAAAAATTAATGGGCAAGAAGTTACGCCATTTTTAAACAGTCTCTATAATTCAGACTCGACAGTTAGTTTTGATAATTTCTTTAATCAAGTTGGACAAGGAAAAACGTCCGACGCTGAAAACATGCTTGAAACAGGTACTTTTGGATTATCGCAAGGTTCATTGTTCGCTTCACATGGCGCAGATCAAACATTCGAGGCAATGCCAGCAATTCTACATCAAACAGCAGGCTATTCATCAGCCGTATTCCATGGCAATAACGCAAGTTTTTGGAATCGAAATAATGTATATAAAAATATGGGTTATCAATATTTCTTTGATGCTAGTTACTATGATACTTCTGGTGAAAAAGCGATGGGGTATGGATTAAAGGATAAGCTACTCTTTTATGATTCAATTCCATATCTTGAACGTCTCCAACAGCCTTTTTATGCGAAATATATCACGGTGACAAACCATTTCCCATATGCTTTAGATGAACAAGACAAGGATGCTAATTTCCAAACGGTTCAAACAGATTCGTCAGTTGTTAATGGTTATTTTGAAACGAATCACTATCTTGATCAATCAATTAAAGAATTTTATGACTATTTGGATAAATCCGGTTTAGCTAAGAATTCGGTTGTCGTTCTTTATGGAGATCACTATGGTATTTCAAATACCGAAAACAAGTCGTTAGCAACTGTTTTGGGGAAGACGGCTGATAATTGGACAAATTGGGATAACCAGCAGTTACAGCGGGTACCGTTTATGATTAATATTCCTGGTTGGCACGAAGGCGGGATTAATCATACCTATGGTGGGGAGATTGACGTCATGCCAACATTATTACGAGTCCTAGGCGTTAATAATCCAGAACAGTATGTTAATCTTGGTCAAGACTTGTTCAATAATGAGCGTAATCAGATCGTCGCTTTCCGGAATAAAGATTGGATCACGCCAAACTATAGTATGGTCAGTGGTGAATTATATGATCATTCAGGGGCATTAATTAGTAAGCCGACAGCGGCTGAAAAAGCAGAAGTGAAAAAGATTCAGGCTCAGGTGAATAAGCAGTTAGCGATTTCAGATTCAATTAATCAAAAAGACTTGTTGCGCTTTTATCAACCTAAAGGTTTTAAGCCGATTGTTGCTAAAAAATATAACTATTCAAATGGACTGGCAAAATTAGTCAGGCTTGAAAAAACATTAGGACCAAGCGCAACGGATCAATTCACAAAAAATAATGATGAATCAACTCAATCGTTGTATAGTACTGATGCACCGGAGAAAGATCAACCGCGTTCTGACACATCACGGATGAAACAGATGAATCCAGATAGTGGGGATACGACTGATGGCGGTGATGATACACCTAATCCATAA
- a CDS encoding GNAT family N-acetyltransferase produces MENQELIVSKQYGTGLLSDLALGIRRDVFVTEQNVPLALEIDDLDNQTTHYVGFINDKAIATARVLVNQEKNSWHIQRVATLSNQRGHGYANKIMQTIIDDAKSAGVAYLDLGAQVSAQRFYEKLGFLPFGDQFIDAGILHINMVYHF; encoded by the coding sequence ATGGAAAATCAAGAACTCATCGTTAGCAAACAATACGGTACCGGTTTATTAAGCGACCTAGCGCTTGGTATTCGTCGCGATGTGTTTGTGACAGAACAAAATGTCCCACTCGCACTTGAAATTGACGATTTGGATAATCAGACGACTCACTATGTGGGATTCATTAATGATAAAGCCATTGCTACCGCACGGGTCCTAGTCAATCAAGAAAAAAATAGTTGGCATATTCAACGCGTTGCAACCCTATCTAACCAACGTGGTCATGGCTATGCCAATAAAATTATGCAAACCATCATTGATGATGCTAAAAGCGCTGGTGTCGCTTATCTCGACCTTGGTGCCCAAGTTTCAGCACAAAGATTTTACGAAAAACTTGGCTTTTTACCATTTGGTGATCAATTCATCGATGCTGGTATATTGCATATTAATATGGTCTACCATTTTTAA
- the gyrA gene encoding DNA gyrase subunit A, translated as MAEEERQDVGRIKNAPLGDQMRNSFLNYAMSVIVARALPDVRDGLKPVHRRILYGMNELGVTPDKQHKKSARIVGDVMGKYHPHGDSAIYEAMVRMAQDFSYRNMLVDGHGNFGSIDGDPAAAMRYTEARLSKIATEMLRDINKDTIDFVDNYDGTDREPSVLPARFPNLLVNGATGIAVGMATNIPPHNLGEVIDGLHLLMKNPDITTTELMEAIPGPDFPTGAIVMGKAGIRKAYETGKGHVTVRAKVEIETDRSGKEKIIVTELPYMVNKARLIQRIVELARDKRVEGIAGANDESDREGYRIAIDIRRDASASVVLNNLYKNTLLQTSFSFNMLAVQDGEPKLLGLKDILVAYLKHQQEVITRRTTFELKKAESRAHILEGLRIALDHIDAIISIIRGSKTAEIAKNRLMTEYALSDKQSQAILDMRLVRLTGLERDKIEEEYNSLMALITDLKDILAKPERIDEIIYQELLEIQAKHGDARRTELQVGDVTNLEDEDLIEQEDIIVTLTAGGYIKRVATSEFRAQNRGGRGVQGMGLNDDDYIDQLIGTSTHDTLLFFTSMGKVYRMKGYEIPEYGRTAKGIPVINLLGKLDENEKVTKVVSVQGEASESSAFLFFTTRNGVVKRTPVSAFGNIRTNGLKAVTLREDDELISVIISDGNQEIIIGTHNGYSVSFNETDIRSMGRAAAGVRGIRLREGDFVVGADVRHAGDEVLVISENGYGKRTAVEEYPVKGRGGKGIKTANITEKNGPLVGIVVVNGTEDIMLTTDQGVMIRFTVESVSQTGRATQGVRLMRLGEDAKVATFAEVEHEEDDTPVVEEKSGDDETATDKSTAIVEELVARAEDDSHQAPQED; from the coding sequence ATGGCCGAAGAAGAAAGACAAGACGTCGGGCGAATTAAGAACGCGCCCTTAGGCGATCAAATGCGTAATTCGTTTTTGAATTATGCAATGTCAGTAATTGTGGCGCGTGCGTTGCCAGATGTGCGTGATGGATTAAAACCTGTACACCGTCGAATTTTATACGGTATGAATGAGTTGGGTGTGACGCCTGATAAACAACATAAGAAGTCAGCACGTATCGTTGGGGATGTTATGGGTAAATATCATCCACACGGTGACTCGGCAATTTATGAAGCGATGGTACGAATGGCTCAAGATTTCAGCTATCGAAATATGCTAGTTGATGGTCATGGAAATTTTGGATCAATTGATGGTGACCCTGCGGCCGCCATGCGATACACTGAAGCACGATTATCAAAAATTGCAACTGAGATGCTACGTGACATTAATAAAGACACCATTGATTTTGTCGATAATTATGATGGTACAGATCGTGAACCATCCGTTTTGCCTGCGCGTTTCCCTAATTTATTAGTTAATGGTGCAACAGGTATTGCAGTTGGAATGGCGACAAATATTCCACCGCATAATTTGGGTGAAGTGATTGATGGTCTGCATTTGTTAATGAAAAATCCAGATATTACGACGACGGAATTGATGGAAGCTATTCCAGGTCCTGATTTCCCAACTGGTGCCATTGTGATGGGCAAGGCTGGTATTCGTAAGGCTTACGAAACAGGTAAAGGTCATGTCACAGTTCGAGCAAAGGTTGAAATTGAAACTGACCGTAGTGGTAAAGAAAAGATTATTGTGACTGAACTGCCATACATGGTTAATAAGGCACGCTTAATTCAACGGATTGTTGAATTAGCGCGTGATAAACGAGTTGAAGGGATCGCAGGTGCCAACGATGAATCCGATCGTGAAGGTTATCGTATTGCGATTGATATTCGACGCGATGCCTCAGCTTCAGTTGTATTAAATAATCTTTACAAAAACACGTTGCTTCAGACTAGTTTTAGCTTTAATATGTTGGCCGTCCAAGATGGTGAACCAAAACTGCTAGGATTAAAAGATATCTTAGTTGCTTATTTAAAGCATCAACAAGAAGTGATTACGCGTCGGACAACATTTGAATTAAAGAAGGCTGAATCACGTGCGCATATTCTAGAAGGATTAAGAATTGCGTTGGATCATATTGATGCTATTATTTCGATTATCCGTGGCTCAAAGACAGCAGAAATTGCTAAAAACCGTTTGATGACAGAATATGCTTTGTCAGATAAACAATCACAAGCAATTTTGGATATGCGTCTGGTCCGGCTAACCGGCTTAGAACGTGACAAAATTGAAGAAGAATATAACAGCTTAATGGCTTTAATTACTGATTTGAAAGATATTTTGGCCAAGCCAGAGCGAATTGATGAAATTATTTATCAAGAATTGTTAGAAATTCAAGCTAAGCATGGTGACGCACGTCGAACAGAACTACAAGTTGGTGATGTGACAAACCTTGAAGATGAAGATTTGATTGAGCAAGAAGATATTATTGTGACATTGACAGCTGGTGGATATATTAAGCGTGTCGCCACGTCAGAATTCCGTGCACAAAATCGCGGTGGACGAGGTGTTCAAGGAATGGGATTGAATGATGATGATTATATTGATCAGTTAATTGGAACTTCAACACATGATACGCTACTATTTTTCACGAGTATGGGAAAAGTCTATCGGATGAAGGGTTACGAAATTCCTGAATACGGACGAACGGCCAAAGGTATTCCAGTGATTAATCTCTTGGGTAAGTTGGATGAGAATGAAAAAGTCACTAAGGTTGTTAGTGTCCAAGGTGAAGCTTCTGAATCATCTGCATTCCTCTTCTTTACAACACGTAATGGGGTTGTAAAGCGAACACCCGTTTCAGCTTTTGGCAACATTCGAACGAATGGGCTCAAAGCGGTAACATTGCGAGAAGATGATGAATTGATTTCTGTTATCATTAGTGATGGCAATCAAGAAATTATTATTGGAACGCATAATGGCTATTCAGTTTCATTTAACGAAACCGATATTCGGTCAATGGGACGTGCTGCGGCTGGTGTCCGTGGTATTCGTTTGCGTGAAGGTGATTTTGTTGTTGGTGCCGACGTGCGTCATGCCGGAGATGAAGTCTTAGTGATTTCTGAAAATGGTTATGGTAAGCGAACTGCCGTTGAAGAATATCCAGTTAAGGGTCGCGGTGGAAAAGGAATTAAAACAGCGAATATTACTGAAAAAAATGGGCCATTAGTTGGGATTGTAGTTGTAAATGGCACTGAAGATATTATGCTAACGACAGACCAAGGGGTAATGATCCGTTTTACCGTCGAATCAGTTTCTCAAACTGGCCGCGCGACACAAGGTGTTCGTCTGATGCGACTTGGCGAGGATGCAAAAGTGGCCACTTTTGCAGAAGTTGAGCATGAAGAAGATGATACGCCTGTAGTGGAAGAAAAAAGTGGGGACGATGAGACTGCAACTGATAAATCAACGGCAATCGTTGAAGAATTAGTCGCACGAGCAGAAGATGATAGTCATCAAGCGCCACAAGAAGATTAG
- the gyrB gene encoding DNA topoisomerase (ATP-hydrolyzing) subunit B: MNTNADDYDASQIEVLEGLEAVRKRPGMYIGTTTSQGLHHLVWEIVDNGIDEAMAGFADHVTVAIEADNSITVTDNGRGIPVDVQKKTGMSALETVFTVLHAGGKFDGGGYKVSGGLHGVGASVVNALSTQLDATVIRDGQGYYMSFERGRTKQHITKVDAAGKQVSRGTIVHFVPDADIFQETTVFDAKILIERVRELAFLNKGLRISFVDNREEEPKNQTFYYEGGLKEYVKYLNRNKTAIFEEPVYVEGTENGIEVEVALQYTDDYRSNVLLSFTNNINTWEGGTHETGFKTALTRVINDYAKQNGQLKESDDTLTIDDLREGLTAIVSVKHPDPLFEGQTKAKLGSSDARSAVYRMFNETFKRFMLENPTVAKQIVEKGMSAKKARLAAKRAREDSRKKTGLEISNLPGKLANNTSKDPAISELFIVEGDSAGGSAKQGRERLTQAILPIRGKILNVEKAQMKTILANEEIRSLFTAMGTGFGDEFNVEKVHYHKLIIMTDADVDGAHIRTLLLTLIYRYMRPLLEAGYVYIAQPPLYQVRQGKFVKYLDSDQELNALLPTLPASPKPVVQRYKGLGEMDAEQLWETTMDPERRRMLRVELDDAEEADQIFSMLMGDNVEPRREFIEENARYAELDV; the protein is encoded by the coding sequence ATGAACACAAATGCTGATGATTATGATGCTAGTCAGATTGAGGTGTTGGAGGGATTAGAGGCTGTACGTAAACGTCCAGGAATGTATATTGGGACAACAACAAGTCAAGGACTACATCATTTGGTTTGGGAAATTGTTGATAATGGTATTGACGAAGCAATGGCAGGATTCGCTGACCATGTAACAGTTGCAATTGAAGCTGATAATTCGATAACTGTGACTGATAATGGTCGTGGTATTCCAGTTGATGTTCAAAAGAAGACAGGTATGTCAGCATTGGAAACTGTTTTCACGGTGTTACATGCTGGTGGTAAGTTCGATGGTGGTGGTTATAAAGTTTCAGGTGGGCTCCATGGTGTTGGTGCATCAGTGGTTAATGCACTTTCAACACAGCTTGATGCAACGGTTATTCGAGATGGCCAAGGCTACTATATGTCGTTTGAACGTGGTCGAACAAAACAACACATTACGAAAGTTGATGCTGCAGGGAAGCAGGTTAGTCGAGGTACGATTGTGCACTTTGTGCCGGACGCAGATATTTTTCAAGAGACAACTGTTTTTGATGCAAAAATCTTGATCGAGCGTGTGCGCGAATTAGCATTTTTGAACAAAGGACTACGAATTTCATTTGTTGATAATCGTGAAGAAGAACCTAAAAATCAGACCTTTTACTATGAAGGTGGACTCAAAGAATATGTTAAATATTTGAATCGGAATAAAACAGCAATTTTTGAAGAACCAGTATATGTTGAAGGTACTGAAAATGGGATTGAAGTTGAGGTAGCACTACAATATACGGATGATTATCGTTCAAACGTGCTTCTATCATTTACAAATAATATTAATACATGGGAAGGTGGTACGCACGAGACTGGATTTAAAACAGCGCTCACACGTGTTATCAATGACTATGCTAAACAGAATGGACAACTGAAAGAATCTGATGATACATTGACGATTGATGATTTACGTGAAGGCTTAACAGCGATTGTTTCGGTAAAGCATCCAGATCCATTATTTGAAGGGCAAACCAAGGCAAAATTAGGCAGTTCTGACGCACGATCAGCTGTGTATCGTATGTTTAATGAGACATTCAAACGATTTATGTTAGAAAACCCAACAGTTGCAAAGCAAATCGTTGAAAAAGGAATGTCAGCCAAAAAAGCACGCCTTGCTGCAAAACGTGCCCGTGAAGATTCACGTAAAAAGACCGGCTTAGAAATTTCTAATCTCCCCGGAAAATTGGCGAATAATACATCAAAAGATCCCGCAATTTCAGAATTATTTATTGTCGAGGGAGATTCAGCCGGTGGTTCCGCCAAACAAGGTCGTGAACGCTTGACACAAGCTATTTTGCCAATTCGAGGGAAAATTTTGAACGTTGAAAAGGCACAGATGAAGACCATCTTGGCTAATGAAGAAATTCGTTCACTCTTTACTGCGATGGGTACAGGTTTTGGCGATGAATTTAATGTTGAAAAAGTCCACTATCATAAATTGATTATTATGACCGACGCCGATGTCGACGGCGCACATATTCGAACACTTTTGCTAACATTAATTTACCGTTATATGCGGCCACTTTTGGAAGCAGGCTATGTTTATATTGCTCAACCACCTTTGTATCAAGTACGCCAAGGAAAATTTGTTAAATATCTTGATTCAGATCAAGAATTAAATGCACTCTTACCAACGTTACCAGCTAGTCCAAAACCAGTTGTTCAACGATACAAAGGACTGGGAGAGATGGATGCCGAGCAACTTTGGGAAACCACAATGGATCCTGAACGTCGCCGTATGCTTCGCGTTGAACTAGATGACGCAGAAGAAGCAGATCAAATCTTTAGCATGCTAATGGGTGATAATGTTGAACCACGTCGTGAATTTATTGAAGAGAATGCACGTTATGCTGAACTAGACGTATAA
- the recF gene encoding DNA replication/repair protein RecF (All proteins in this family for which functions are known are DNA-binding proteins that assist the filamentation of RecA onto DNA for the initiation of recombination or recombinational repair.), translating to MQLLSLKLNNFRNYADVDVTFSSGVNIFLGPNAQGKTNLLEAIYVLALTRSHRTRLDKDLIGWGGKEAIVSGVIQRAYGDVPLSLAFTSKGKKARMNHLDQAKLAQYIGQMNVILFAPEDLELVKGSPQIRRHFIDREFSQMSPKYLFVANQYRMVLRQRNQYLKQLSTKQATDELFLDVLTEQLVTYGSELILRRIKLLTQLAAAAKPIHAAITENQEVLEIKYMSQVDDSSLQSQETIQAALNQRFEKIKAREIFMGTTLIGPQRDDLQFLVNDHDVATFGSQGQQRTTALAVKLAEIDLMKAETGEYPILLLDDVLSELDASRQTHLLTAMQDKVQTFITTPSLSDVAKQLIKEPKIFNVKAGQLIDDNQ from the coding sequence ATGCAATTACTGTCATTAAAACTGAATAATTTTCGTAACTACGCAGACGTTGATGTCACATTTTCATCTGGCGTTAATATTTTTTTAGGCCCCAATGCACAGGGAAAGACGAATTTATTAGAAGCAATTTATGTGCTCGCATTAACGCGATCACATCGCACACGATTGGATAAAGATTTAATCGGTTGGGGTGGTAAAGAAGCCATTGTAAGTGGTGTGATACAACGTGCTTATGGTGACGTTCCTTTGTCATTAGCTTTTACCTCAAAAGGAAAAAAAGCACGAATGAATCATTTGGACCAAGCTAAACTTGCCCAATACATTGGTCAAATGAATGTGATTTTATTTGCGCCAGAAGATTTAGAATTAGTAAAAGGTTCACCACAGATTCGACGTCATTTCATTGACCGAGAATTTAGTCAAATGAGTCCAAAATATTTGTTTGTTGCGAATCAATATCGAATGGTATTGCGACAAAGAAATCAGTATTTAAAACAATTAAGTACTAAACAAGCAACCGATGAACTTTTTTTAGATGTTTTAACAGAACAACTAGTGACCTATGGCAGTGAATTAATTTTACGTCGCATAAAATTACTCACGCAATTAGCAGCAGCGGCAAAACCGATTCATGCTGCAATCACTGAAAATCAAGAAGTATTAGAAATTAAATACATGTCACAAGTTGATGATTCATCATTGCAGTCACAAGAAACGATTCAAGCTGCGTTAAACCAACGCTTTGAAAAAATTAAAGCACGTGAAATTTTTATGGGTACCACATTGATTGGGCCACAACGTGATGATTTACAATTCTTAGTGAACGATCATGACGTTGCGACTTTTGGTTCGCAAGGTCAGCAAAGAACGACTGCACTGGCTGTTAAGTTAGCCGAAATTGATTTGATGAAGGCTGAGACAGGTGAGTATCCAATTTTGTTACTTGATGATGTGTTATCTGAACTTGATGCGAGTCGACAGACGCATCTTTTAACAGCAATGCAAGACAAAGTCCAAACATTTATTACGACCCCATCATTAAGTGACGTCGCAAAGCAATTAATCAAAGAACCAAAAATTTTTAATGTGAAAGCAGGTCAACTGATTGACGACAATCAATGA
- the yaaA gene encoding S4 domain-containing protein YaaA, producing the protein MATELSIRTPYITLGQLLKISGTIDMGSEAKWYLREYQVLVNQEPDDRRGRKLYPGDIVALPNGERYIINGDGATPKFE; encoded by the coding sequence TTGGCAACTGAATTGTCCATTAGAACACCTTATATTACCTTGGGCCAACTTCTTAAGATTTCTGGCACGATTGATATGGGTTCTGAAGCAAAATGGTATTTACGTGAATACCAAGTCCTAGTCAATCAAGAACCTGATGACCGACGTGGACGCAAATTATACCCAGGTGATATTGTCGCCTTACCTAATGGGGAACGATATATTATTAATGGCGATGGTGCAACGCCAAAGTTTGAATAA